One Buteo buteo chromosome 4, bButBut1.hap1.1, whole genome shotgun sequence DNA segment encodes these proteins:
- the CH25H gene encoding cholesterol 25-hydroxylase, whose translation MNCSLSDRVLLSYAMAGQRDRLCLQSLWDFVTAKEPLIKSPFFPVLFSFTAYMAFCLPYIALDFLSTGLPNLRKYKIQPQNYPTLGMMVPCIIQSAYHHVVLIFPVTFLHWYWRPMNLPVIAPELPEVLLEVGVCLLLFDFEYFLWHLLHHKVPWLYKTFHKVHHKHVSTFALTTQYSSVWELLSLGFFAAINPMLLGCHPLTEMIFFLVNIWLSVEDHSGYDLPWSTHRLVPFGLYGGAPHHDLHHLKFKSNYAPYFTHWDKLFGTFTESHSN comes from the coding sequence ATGAACTGCAGCCTGTCAGACAGAGTGCTGCTCAGCTACGCGATGGCTGGACAGCGGGACAGGTTGTGCCTTCAGTCTCTTTGGGACTTTGTCACAGCAAAGGAGCCATTGATCAagtcacctttttttccagtgctgttttcttttacagcatACATGGCTTTCTGTCTTCCATATATTGCACTGGACTTTTTAAGCACTGGACTACCAAActtgagaaaatacaaaatccaGCCACAGAACTATCCAACTCTTGGAATGATGGTGCCTTGCATTATTCAAAGTGCATATCACCATGTTGTTTTGATCTTCCCGGTGACGTTTCTCCACTGGTACTGGAGACCAATGAATCTACCAGTGATAGCTCCAGAGCTGCCTGAGGTCCTGCTGGAAGTAGGAGTTTGCCTGCTTCTGTTTGATTTTGAGTACTTCCTGTGGCATTTGCTTCATCACAAGGTGCCTTGGCTCTACAAGACTTTCCACAAGGTGCATCACAAGCATGTGTCAACGTTTGCTCTTACTACACAGTATTCCAGTGTATGGGAATTGCTCTCACTGGGATTTTTTGCTGCTATCAACCCAATGCTCCTCGGATGCCATCCTTTGACAGAaatgattttcttccttgtaaACATTTGGTTGTCAGTGGAGGACCATTCAGGATATGACCTTCCGTGGTCAACTCACCGACTTGTGCCTTTTGGTTTATATGGAGGAGCACCACATCATGATCTCCATCATCTCAAATTCAAATCAAACTATGCTCCTTACTTCACCCACTGGGACAAACTCTTCGGGACATTCACAGAGTCACATTCTAATTAA
- the LIPA gene encoding lysosomal acid lipase/cholesteryl ester hydrolase isoform X2: MRGLVVAAFLLQSVAGSGAFAAGRRNVDPETNMNISQIITFRGYPSEEYEVTTEDGYILSVNRIPYGRKGHERSKGPRPAVFLQHGLLADASNWITNLDYNSLGFMLADAGYDVWLGNSRGNTWSRKHTHFTVKQEEFWVFSFDEMAKYDIPASVDFILKKTGQEQVFYIGHSQGTTMAFIAFSTLPQLAKKIKMFFALAPVATVKFATSPLAKLGVFPDLLLKDMFGKKQFLPQNSLLKWLATHVCTHRILDDLCGNLFFLLCGFNERNLNMSRVDVYSTHCPAGTSVQNMIHWSQAVKTGELKAYDWGSKAANMAHYNQAKVFHQN, translated from the exons ATGCGGGGCCTGGTGGTCGCCGCGTTCCTCCTGCAGAGCGTCGCCGGCTCGGGCGCGTTCGCCGCAGGGAGGAGAAATGTGGACCCCGAAACGAACATGAACATC agtCAAATTATTACCTTCAGGGGATACCCTAGTGAGGAGTATGAAGTGACAACAGAAGATGGGTATATCCTTTCCGTTAACAGAAttccttatggaagaaaagGCCATGAGAGAAGCAAAG gtcCAAGGcctgctgtgtttctgcagcatGGTTTGCTTGCAGATGCCAGCAATTGGATCACTAACTTGGATTACAACAGCCTTGGCTTTATGCTGGCAGACGCTGGCTATGATGTATGGCTGGGAAACAGCAGAGGGAATACCTGGTCCAGGAAACATACGCACTTCACAGTGAAGCAAGAAGAATTCTGGGTTTTCAG CTTCGATGAAATGGCCAAGTATGACATTCCAGCCTCAGTGGACTTTATTTTGAAGAAGACTGGCCAGGAACAAGTATTTTACATTGGCCATTCACAGGGCACCACAATGG ctttcattgctttttcaaCTTTGCCCCAGCTGGCtaagaaaatcaaaatgttcTTTGCCTTGGCACCAGTAGCTACAGTCAAGTTTGCCACTAGTCCTCTGGCAAAATTGGGAGTGTTTCCTGACCTGCTACTCAAG GACATGTTTGGAAAGAAACAATTCCTCCCTCAGAATTCTTTGCTGAAGTGGCTTGCTACCCATGTTTGCACACACAGAATACTTGATGACCTTTGCGGCAacttattctttcttctgtgtggTTTTAATGAGAGGAACTTGAATATG AGCCGAGTGGATGTGTATTCAACACACTGCCCGGCAGGGACATCTGTACAAAACATGATCCACTGGAGCCAG GCTGTGAAGACTGGGGAACTCAAAGCTTATGACTGGGGAAGCAAGGCTGCAAATATGGCTCACTACAACCAG gCTAAAGTTTTTCATCAGAACTGA
- the LIPA gene encoding lysosomal acid lipase/cholesteryl ester hydrolase isoform X3, translating into MLADAGYDVWLGNSRGNTWSRKHTHFTVKQEEFWVFSFDEMAKYDIPASVDFILKKTGQEQVFYIGHSQGTTMAFIAFSTLPQLAKKIKMFFALAPVATVKFATSPLAKLGVFPDLLLKDMFGKKQFLPQNSLLKWLATHVCTHRILDDLCGNLFFLLCGFNERNLNMSRVDVYSTHCPAGTSVQNMIHWSQAVKTGELKAYDWGSKAANMAHYNQSTPPFYKIKEMTVPTAVWTGGQDWLADPKDVAMLLTQITNLVYHKNIPEWEHLDFIWGLDAPYRMYNEIINMIRKYL; encoded by the exons ATGCTGGCAGACGCTGGCTATGATGTATGGCTGGGAAACAGCAGAGGGAATACCTGGTCCAGGAAACATACGCACTTCACAGTGAAGCAAGAAGAATTCTGGGTTTTCAG CTTCGATGAAATGGCCAAGTATGACATTCCAGCCTCAGTGGACTTTATTTTGAAGAAGACTGGCCAGGAACAAGTATTTTACATTGGCCATTCACAGGGCACCACAATGG ctttcattgctttttcaaCTTTGCCCCAGCTGGCtaagaaaatcaaaatgttcTTTGCCTTGGCACCAGTAGCTACAGTCAAGTTTGCCACTAGTCCTCTGGCAAAATTGGGAGTGTTTCCTGACCTGCTACTCAAG GACATGTTTGGAAAGAAACAATTCCTCCCTCAGAATTCTTTGCTGAAGTGGCTTGCTACCCATGTTTGCACACACAGAATACTTGATGACCTTTGCGGCAacttattctttcttctgtgtggTTTTAATGAGAGGAACTTGAATATG AGCCGAGTGGATGTGTATTCAACACACTGCCCGGCAGGGACATCTGTACAAAACATGATCCACTGGAGCCAG GCTGTGAAGACTGGGGAACTCAAAGCTTATGACTGGGGAAGCAAGGCTGCAAATATGGCTCACTACAACCAG tcTACTCCCCCtttctacaaaataaaagaGATGACTGTACCAACTGCGGTGTGGACTGGTGGACAGGACTGGCTGGCAGACCCAAAGGATGTTGCTATGCTACTCACTCAGATCACAAACTTGGTTTACCACAAAAACATTCCAGAATGGGAACATTTGGATTTCATCTGGGGCCTTGATGCACCTTACCGCATgtataatgaaataattaacatGATTAGGAAGTATCTCTAA
- the LIPA gene encoding lysosomal acid lipase/cholesteryl ester hydrolase isoform X1: MRGLVVAAFLLQSVAGSGAFAAGRRNVDPETNMNISQIITFRGYPSEEYEVTTEDGYILSVNRIPYGRKGHERSKGPRPAVFLQHGLLADASNWITNLDYNSLGFMLADAGYDVWLGNSRGNTWSRKHTHFTVKQEEFWVFSFDEMAKYDIPASVDFILKKTGQEQVFYIGHSQGTTMAFIAFSTLPQLAKKIKMFFALAPVATVKFATSPLAKLGVFPDLLLKDMFGKKQFLPQNSLLKWLATHVCTHRILDDLCGNLFFLLCGFNERNLNMSRVDVYSTHCPAGTSVQNMIHWSQAVKTGELKAYDWGSKAANMAHYNQSTPPFYKIKEMTVPTAVWTGGQDWLADPKDVAMLLTQITNLVYHKNIPEWEHLDFIWGLDAPYRMYNEIINMIRKYL; encoded by the exons ATGCGGGGCCTGGTGGTCGCCGCGTTCCTCCTGCAGAGCGTCGCCGGCTCGGGCGCGTTCGCCGCAGGGAGGAGAAATGTGGACCCCGAAACGAACATGAACATC agtCAAATTATTACCTTCAGGGGATACCCTAGTGAGGAGTATGAAGTGACAACAGAAGATGGGTATATCCTTTCCGTTAACAGAAttccttatggaagaaaagGCCATGAGAGAAGCAAAG gtcCAAGGcctgctgtgtttctgcagcatGGTTTGCTTGCAGATGCCAGCAATTGGATCACTAACTTGGATTACAACAGCCTTGGCTTTATGCTGGCAGACGCTGGCTATGATGTATGGCTGGGAAACAGCAGAGGGAATACCTGGTCCAGGAAACATACGCACTTCACAGTGAAGCAAGAAGAATTCTGGGTTTTCAG CTTCGATGAAATGGCCAAGTATGACATTCCAGCCTCAGTGGACTTTATTTTGAAGAAGACTGGCCAGGAACAAGTATTTTACATTGGCCATTCACAGGGCACCACAATGG ctttcattgctttttcaaCTTTGCCCCAGCTGGCtaagaaaatcaaaatgttcTTTGCCTTGGCACCAGTAGCTACAGTCAAGTTTGCCACTAGTCCTCTGGCAAAATTGGGAGTGTTTCCTGACCTGCTACTCAAG GACATGTTTGGAAAGAAACAATTCCTCCCTCAGAATTCTTTGCTGAAGTGGCTTGCTACCCATGTTTGCACACACAGAATACTTGATGACCTTTGCGGCAacttattctttcttctgtgtggTTTTAATGAGAGGAACTTGAATATG AGCCGAGTGGATGTGTATTCAACACACTGCCCGGCAGGGACATCTGTACAAAACATGATCCACTGGAGCCAG GCTGTGAAGACTGGGGAACTCAAAGCTTATGACTGGGGAAGCAAGGCTGCAAATATGGCTCACTACAACCAG tcTACTCCCCCtttctacaaaataaaagaGATGACTGTACCAACTGCGGTGTGGACTGGTGGACAGGACTGGCTGGCAGACCCAAAGGATGTTGCTATGCTACTCACTCAGATCACAAACTTGGTTTACCACAAAAACATTCCAGAATGGGAACATTTGGATTTCATCTGGGGCCTTGATGCACCTTACCGCATgtataatgaaataattaacatGATTAGGAAGTATCTCTAA
- the IFIT5 gene encoding interferon-induced protein with tetratricopeptide repeats 5 isoform X3, which translates to MGTISKNSLKSSLLQLECHFTWTLLKQDVDLDDLEETIGDQIEFFIKSNITNYNLLSYVCHLKNSNEKALRNLQKAEEEVKKNYSDEIARRSLVTWGNYAWIYYHMERYEEAQTYVSKVENCCKKLSSTAQQKIQLPEIYAEQGWALLKFGGKYYERAKNCFENALKNEPNNPEFNAGYAIAMYRLEDFSFRLCQDLGPSLKPLERAVELNPKDTFIMALLALKLQDLMRVDEGERYIEEAMQKTPNLPYFLRYAAKFYRRKGEVDKAVNILKKALAVTPKSAFLHHQLGLCYRSKLIQLKKTTRYPPQEQVDELIRLSIFHFKTVTGQKAKFFTAHIDLANMYAQAKRYEEAEETFQKAFQINILSCVDKQHFYYNYGNFQRFHMKSESEAIRYYIEGLKIEEDSYVRKQCGNALKKLLEQRIQEGLGDATDFATLGLVHNLNGETHEAIECYEKAIALCPDNEEYLSALCELRLSISS; encoded by the exons atGGG TACCATTTCCAAGAATTCCTTGAAgagctccctgctgcagctAGAATGTCATTTTACATGGACTTTGCTGAAGCAGGATGTGGATCTTGATGACCTAGAGGAAACAATAGGCGATCAGATCGAGTTTTTCATAAAATCCAACATCACAAATTATAATCTCCTATCCTATGTATGCCACCTAAAGAATTCAAATGAGAAAGCCCTGAGAAATCTccaaaaagctgaagaagaagttaaaaaaaattattcagatgaAATTGCCAGGAGAAGTCTTGTTACCTGGGGGAACTATGCCTGGATCTATTACCACATGGAGAGATACGAAGAAGCTCAAACTTATGTAAGCAAAGtggaaaactgctgcaaaaAGCTTTCAAGTACTGCTCAACAGAAGATTCAGCTTCCAGAGATCTATGCTGAGCAAGGATGGGCATTATTAAAGTTTGGGGGAAAGTACTACGAGAGAGCAAagaattgctttgaaaatgctcTGAAGAATGAACCCAATAACCCGGAATTTAATGCCGGCTATGCAATAGCAATGTATCGtttggaagatttttctttcagactaTGCCAAGATTTAGGCCCGTCCCTCAAGCCCCTGGAGCGTGCAGTGGAACTGAATCCAAAGGATACTTTCATTATGGCATTACTTGCATTAAAACTTCAGGACTTAATGCGAGTTGATGAAGGGGAGAGGTACATTGAAGAAGCAATGCAGAAAACCCCCAATCTTCCTTATTTCCTGCGATATGCTGCTAAAttttacagaaggaaaggagaagtggACAAGGCAgtgaacattttgaaaaaggcCCTAGCAGTGACACCAAAATCCGCCTTTTTGCATCATCAACTAGGTCTCTGCTACAGATCAAAGCTGATTCAACTGAAAAAGACTACAAGATATCCACCTCAAGAACAAGTGGACGAACTCATCCgactttccatttttcattttaaaacagtgacTGGCCAAAAGGCAAAATTTTTTACTGCCCATATTGACCTAGCAAACATGTACGCACAAGCAAAGCGGTatgaagaagcagaagagacatttcagaaagcatttcagaTAAATATTCTAAGCTGTGTCGATAAACAACACTTCTACTATAATTATGGCAATTTTCAGCGTTTTCATATGAAATCAGAATCTGAAGCCATTAGGTATTACATAGAAGGGCTGAAAATTGAAGAAGATTCTTATGTAAGAAAACAGTGCGGAAATGCTCTGAAGAAGTTGTTGGAACAGAGAATTCAGGAAGGTTTAGGTGATGCAACAGATTTTGCTACACTTGGACTAGTTCACAATCTAAATGGTGAGACACATGAAGCAATTGAGTGCTATGAGAAAGCCATTGCATTGTGTCCTGACAATGAAGAATATCTGAGTGCATTATGTGAGCTACGACTTTCCATCTCAAGCTAA
- the IFIT5 gene encoding interferon-induced protein with tetratricopeptide repeats 5 isoform X1, which yields MSPAPENDEVAEIMCDELTLRREVIEQLWWVPGIQPGSTHHTRLLPDPSQEPSAHPHAHGGAQRHEDSTISKNSLKSSLLQLECHFTWTLLKQDVDLDDLEETIGDQIEFFIKSNITNYNLLSYVCHLKNSNEKALRNLQKAEEEVKKNYSDEIARRSLVTWGNYAWIYYHMERYEEAQTYVSKVENCCKKLSSTAQQKIQLPEIYAEQGWALLKFGGKYYERAKNCFENALKNEPNNPEFNAGYAIAMYRLEDFSFRLCQDLGPSLKPLERAVELNPKDTFIMALLALKLQDLMRVDEGERYIEEAMQKTPNLPYFLRYAAKFYRRKGEVDKAVNILKKALAVTPKSAFLHHQLGLCYRSKLIQLKKTTRYPPQEQVDELIRLSIFHFKTVTGQKAKFFTAHIDLANMYAQAKRYEEAEETFQKAFQINILSCVDKQHFYYNYGNFQRFHMKSESEAIRYYIEGLKIEEDSYVRKQCGNALKKLLEQRIQEGLGDATDFATLGLVHNLNGETHEAIECYEKAIALCPDNEEYLSALCELRLSISS from the exons atgagtcctgcccctgagaatgatgaagtggcagaaataatgtgtgatgaactgacg ctgaggagggaagtgatagaacagctttggtgggtgcctggcatccagccagggtcaacccaccacacccgGCTGCTCCCAGACCCATCCCAAGAGCCATCAGCCCATCCCCATGCACATGGAGGAGCGCAGAGGCACGAGGACAG TACCATTTCCAAGAATTCCTTGAAgagctccctgctgcagctAGAATGTCATTTTACATGGACTTTGCTGAAGCAGGATGTGGATCTTGATGACCTAGAGGAAACAATAGGCGATCAGATCGAGTTTTTCATAAAATCCAACATCACAAATTATAATCTCCTATCCTATGTATGCCACCTAAAGAATTCAAATGAGAAAGCCCTGAGAAATCTccaaaaagctgaagaagaagttaaaaaaaattattcagatgaAATTGCCAGGAGAAGTCTTGTTACCTGGGGGAACTATGCCTGGATCTATTACCACATGGAGAGATACGAAGAAGCTCAAACTTATGTAAGCAAAGtggaaaactgctgcaaaaAGCTTTCAAGTACTGCTCAACAGAAGATTCAGCTTCCAGAGATCTATGCTGAGCAAGGATGGGCATTATTAAAGTTTGGGGGAAAGTACTACGAGAGAGCAAagaattgctttgaaaatgctcTGAAGAATGAACCCAATAACCCGGAATTTAATGCCGGCTATGCAATAGCAATGTATCGtttggaagatttttctttcagactaTGCCAAGATTTAGGCCCGTCCCTCAAGCCCCTGGAGCGTGCAGTGGAACTGAATCCAAAGGATACTTTCATTATGGCATTACTTGCATTAAAACTTCAGGACTTAATGCGAGTTGATGAAGGGGAGAGGTACATTGAAGAAGCAATGCAGAAAACCCCCAATCTTCCTTATTTCCTGCGATATGCTGCTAAAttttacagaaggaaaggagaagtggACAAGGCAgtgaacattttgaaaaaggcCCTAGCAGTGACACCAAAATCCGCCTTTTTGCATCATCAACTAGGTCTCTGCTACAGATCAAAGCTGATTCAACTGAAAAAGACTACAAGATATCCACCTCAAGAACAAGTGGACGAACTCATCCgactttccatttttcattttaaaacagtgacTGGCCAAAAGGCAAAATTTTTTACTGCCCATATTGACCTAGCAAACATGTACGCACAAGCAAAGCGGTatgaagaagcagaagagacatttcagaaagcatttcagaTAAATATTCTAAGCTGTGTCGATAAACAACACTTCTACTATAATTATGGCAATTTTCAGCGTTTTCATATGAAATCAGAATCTGAAGCCATTAGGTATTACATAGAAGGGCTGAAAATTGAAGAAGATTCTTATGTAAGAAAACAGTGCGGAAATGCTCTGAAGAAGTTGTTGGAACAGAGAATTCAGGAAGGTTTAGGTGATGCAACAGATTTTGCTACACTTGGACTAGTTCACAATCTAAATGGTGAGACACATGAAGCAATTGAGTGCTATGAGAAAGCCATTGCATTGTGTCCTGACAATGAAGAATATCTGAGTGCATTATGTGAGCTACGACTTTCCATCTCAAGCTAA
- the IFIT5 gene encoding interferon-induced protein with tetratricopeptide repeats 5 isoform X2, which translates to MASHSFGLFEVLLTSHTSTISKNSLKSSLLQLECHFTWTLLKQDVDLDDLEETIGDQIEFFIKSNITNYNLLSYVCHLKNSNEKALRNLQKAEEEVKKNYSDEIARRSLVTWGNYAWIYYHMERYEEAQTYVSKVENCCKKLSSTAQQKIQLPEIYAEQGWALLKFGGKYYERAKNCFENALKNEPNNPEFNAGYAIAMYRLEDFSFRLCQDLGPSLKPLERAVELNPKDTFIMALLALKLQDLMRVDEGERYIEEAMQKTPNLPYFLRYAAKFYRRKGEVDKAVNILKKALAVTPKSAFLHHQLGLCYRSKLIQLKKTTRYPPQEQVDELIRLSIFHFKTVTGQKAKFFTAHIDLANMYAQAKRYEEAEETFQKAFQINILSCVDKQHFYYNYGNFQRFHMKSESEAIRYYIEGLKIEEDSYVRKQCGNALKKLLEQRIQEGLGDATDFATLGLVHNLNGETHEAIECYEKAIALCPDNEEYLSALCELRLSISS; encoded by the exons ATGGCTTCCCACAGCTTTGGCTTGTTTGAAGTATTGTTGACTAGTCACACCAG TACCATTTCCAAGAATTCCTTGAAgagctccctgctgcagctAGAATGTCATTTTACATGGACTTTGCTGAAGCAGGATGTGGATCTTGATGACCTAGAGGAAACAATAGGCGATCAGATCGAGTTTTTCATAAAATCCAACATCACAAATTATAATCTCCTATCCTATGTATGCCACCTAAAGAATTCAAATGAGAAAGCCCTGAGAAATCTccaaaaagctgaagaagaagttaaaaaaaattattcagatgaAATTGCCAGGAGAAGTCTTGTTACCTGGGGGAACTATGCCTGGATCTATTACCACATGGAGAGATACGAAGAAGCTCAAACTTATGTAAGCAAAGtggaaaactgctgcaaaaAGCTTTCAAGTACTGCTCAACAGAAGATTCAGCTTCCAGAGATCTATGCTGAGCAAGGATGGGCATTATTAAAGTTTGGGGGAAAGTACTACGAGAGAGCAAagaattgctttgaaaatgctcTGAAGAATGAACCCAATAACCCGGAATTTAATGCCGGCTATGCAATAGCAATGTATCGtttggaagatttttctttcagactaTGCCAAGATTTAGGCCCGTCCCTCAAGCCCCTGGAGCGTGCAGTGGAACTGAATCCAAAGGATACTTTCATTATGGCATTACTTGCATTAAAACTTCAGGACTTAATGCGAGTTGATGAAGGGGAGAGGTACATTGAAGAAGCAATGCAGAAAACCCCCAATCTTCCTTATTTCCTGCGATATGCTGCTAAAttttacagaaggaaaggagaagtggACAAGGCAgtgaacattttgaaaaaggcCCTAGCAGTGACACCAAAATCCGCCTTTTTGCATCATCAACTAGGTCTCTGCTACAGATCAAAGCTGATTCAACTGAAAAAGACTACAAGATATCCACCTCAAGAACAAGTGGACGAACTCATCCgactttccatttttcattttaaaacagtgacTGGCCAAAAGGCAAAATTTTTTACTGCCCATATTGACCTAGCAAACATGTACGCACAAGCAAAGCGGTatgaagaagcagaagagacatttcagaaagcatttcagaTAAATATTCTAAGCTGTGTCGATAAACAACACTTCTACTATAATTATGGCAATTTTCAGCGTTTTCATATGAAATCAGAATCTGAAGCCATTAGGTATTACATAGAAGGGCTGAAAATTGAAGAAGATTCTTATGTAAGAAAACAGTGCGGAAATGCTCTGAAGAAGTTGTTGGAACAGAGAATTCAGGAAGGTTTAGGTGATGCAACAGATTTTGCTACACTTGGACTAGTTCACAATCTAAATGGTGAGACACATGAAGCAATTGAGTGCTATGAGAAAGCCATTGCATTGTGTCCTGACAATGAAGAATATCTGAGTGCATTATGTGAGCTACGACTTTCCATCTCAAGCTAA